GTGAGCGAGTCGAGCTTGCCGAGCGGTTCGTCGAGCACGAGCAGACGCGGGTCGTTCACGAGCGCACGGGCGAGCGCGACCCGTTGCGCCATGCCTCCGGAGAGTTGGTGCGGGAAGGCGTTGGCGAACTCGGAGAGGCCCACGCGCGCGAGCGCCGCATCGACACGATGACGTTCCTTCCCGAGGACACCGCGCGCCTGAAGACCGAGCGCGACGTTGTCGCGCACAGTTCGCCAGGGGTAGAGCGTCGGATCCTGAAACACCACGATGCGCGACGGATCGGGGCGTGTGATGGCTGTGCCGTCCTGCGTGATGGTGCCGCGTGTGGCCGTCTCCAGACCCGCGACAAGGCGCAGCAATGTGGACTTGCCGCACCCGCTCGGGCCGAGCAGCGCGACGAACTCACCGGGCGCGACTTTCAGATCGACGCCATCGAGCACTTGCAATGGCGACTGACGTGAGCCGAACCAGTGACTCACGCCCTGAATGTCGATCTGTGCGCCGGTGTCGTTGGCCGGGGGAGCGCCGTCGTGAATCGACGGCGACGCCAATGCGGCATCCGCACCTGCGAACGTGGGGGAAGAAGTTGGAGAAGAAGCGGCGGCGCTTACCATTTGACGGTTCCTTTCTGCCAGGCGAGTGCACGGTCGCGCACGGTGAAGAGCAGCGTGATGACGCCGGAGAAGAGCAGGGCCATGACGATCAGCGCGGCGTACATGTTCACGTAGGATGCCCAGCCTTGTGCCCACGTGAGATACCAGCCGAGACCGGATTTCACGCCCATCATTTCGGCCGTCACCAACACCGAGAACGAGGCGCCCAGCCCCATGAACAGGCCGACGAAGACATTCGGCAGCGCGGCGGGAATTGCCACGCGCAGCACCAGAAACGCTTCCGATGCCCCCAGCGT
This window of the Pandoraea sputorum genome carries:
- a CDS encoding ABC transporter ATP-binding protein, whose protein sequence is MVSAAASSPTSSPTFAGADAALASPSIHDGAPPANDTGAQIDIQGVSHWFGSRQSPLQVLDGVDLKVAPGEFVALLGPSGCGKSTLLRLVAGLETATRGTITQDGTAITRPDPSRIVVFQDPTLYPWRTVRDNVALGLQARGVLGKERHRVDAALARVGLSEFANAFPHQLSGGMAQRVALARALVNDPRLLVLDEPLGKLDSLTRLAMQSELVELWQRAGFSALLVTHDVEEALFLAQRVIVFSPRPAKIVAELHVDLPYPRHRGDARITELRHEALRHLGLDASW